The following are from one region of the Magallana gigas chromosome 4, xbMagGiga1.1, whole genome shotgun sequence genome:
- the LOC105325837 gene encoding uncharacterized protein isoform X1, whose product MEKLILELIFTILCLPGLTSAGCYYNSYYYNYYCYYYYYYYYYSDNYDDSSVGTYVGAFVGGIVFLIVVAVVVVCICAAKNSQRNRIVTMHGGGATVTNVNCVNTIQHPPPPAGYGYGAPPPPGYGPGYGPGYAQPSQSMFGGGDPVYPPNQYPPPKY is encoded by the exons GTCTTCCTGGTCTGACGTCTGCTGGCTGTTATTACAATTCCTACTACTACAACTACTACTGCTATTATTACTACTATTACTACTATTACAGCGACAATTACGACGACAGCAG TGTGGGTACATACGTTGGTGCGTTCGTTGGGGGAATAGTGTTCCTTATCGTAGTGGCTGTAGTCGTCGTGTGTATCTGTGCCGCTAAAAATAGCCAGAGGAACCGCATCGTTACGATGCATGGAGGCGGGGCAACAGTGACCAATGTCAATTGTGTCAACACAATTCAGCATCCTC CCCCGCCTGCAGGTTATGGCTATGGAGCACCCCCTCCCCCAGGATATGGACCTGGATACGGTCCAGGATACGCCCAACCATCTCAGTCCATGTTTGGAGGGGGCGATCCCGTCTATCCCCCTAACCAGTACCCACCCCCAAAATATTAA
- the LOC105325837 gene encoding uncharacterized protein isoform X2 has product MKKLILELIITILCLPGLTSAGCYYNSYYYNYYCYYYYYYYYYSDNYDDSSVGTYVGAFVGGIVFLIVVAVVVVCICAAKNSQRNRIVTMHGGGATVTNVNCVNTIQHPPPPAGYGYGAPPPPGYGPGYGPGYAQPSQSMFGGGDPVYPPNQYPPPKY; this is encoded by the exons GTCTTCCTGGTCTGACGTCTGCTGGCTGTTATTACAATTCCTACTACTACAACTACTACTGCTATTATTACTACTATTACTACTATTACAGCGACAATTACGACGACAGCAG TGTGGGTACATACGTTGGTGCGTTCGTTGGGGGAATAGTGTTCCTTATCGTAGTGGCTGTAGTCGTCGTGTGTATCTGTGCCGCTAAAAATAGCCAGAGGAACCGCATCGTTACGATGCATGGAGGCGGGGCAACAGTGACCAATGTCAATTGTGTCAACACAATTCAGCATCCTC CCCCGCCTGCAGGTTATGGCTATGGAGCACCCCCTCCCCCAGGATATGGACCTGGATACGGTCCAGGATACGCCCAACCATCTCAGTCCATGTTTGGAGGGGGCGATCCCGTCTATCCCCCTAACCAGTACCCACCCCCAAAATATTAA
- the LOC105330034 gene encoding uncharacterized protein, whose translation MKFIPMQCRESQSNWFGKRGLGWHITVGTFRNGKAMKVNTHTIIHIFDAATQDAHTSNAILKNSLMNFQEMNPSLKEAYVRSDNAGCFHGTASISAMPFLSTKIRCSRMDFADPQGGKSICDRKASHAKSFIRRFVNEGNDVCTAIEFKDALHKSSMKNVTVVVALSPQKINEKTAGRVLKIPKITTLNNFSFEEGGNFRVWRQYGVGNGCLIPATDTVSEVAELPVLDMFVRSTRQPTHDLFVNTVTPEFTLPPENHSVSLPDDVNMIPTEEVLEVEPMSRLFPCPECTRTFQKYGNLQRYLDAGYHTTPVHSQILSDRSKIEYSKQMEKINVKTPCIENVSSTNQIDQLKQGWALKSRREIKRFTSDQKKYLVEKFEFGEKTGRKCDSEEIAKQMRHISNDDGKRRFSSAEFLTPFQIGSFFSRLVLQKRRADNSLYNEDDLQAEGIEHDFQELMMAA comes from the coding sequence ATGAAGTTCATCCCCATGCAATGCAGGGAGTCGCAGTCAAATTGGTTTGGAAAAAGGGGGTTGGGCTGGCATATTACCGTTGGAACCTTCAGAAATGGAAAAGCCATGAAAGTCAACACTCACaccattattcacatttttgacGCTGCAACACAGGATGCCCACACTTCTAATGCAATCCTTAAGAACAGCCTAATGAATTTCCAAGAAATGAACCCATCACTGAAAGAAGCATATGTAAGATCTGATAACGCTGGCTGTTTCCATGGTACTGCATCCATATCTGCAATGCCATTTCTTTCCACAAAAATCAGATGCAGTCGCATGGATTTTGCTGACCCCCAAGGCGGGAAGTCCATTTGTGATAGAAAAGCGTCACATGCTAAGTCATTTATCAGACGCTTTGTAAACGAAGGAAATGATGTTTGCACGGCCATAGAATTCAAAGATGCTTTACACAAATCAAGCATGAAGAATGTTACAGTGGTAGTGGCACTATCTCCacagaaaattaatgaaaagacGGCAGGGAGGGTCCTGAAAATCCCGAAGATTACTACATTAAACAACTTCAGTTTTGAGGAGGGAGGGAATTTTAGAGTTTGGAGGCAATATGGTGTAGGGAATGGCTGTCTTATTCCTGCCACTGATACAGTCAGTGAAGTGGCAGAACTACCAGTTCTTGACATGTTTGTTAGATCGACTCGGCAGCCAACTCATGATCTGTTTGTCAACACTGTTACTCCAGAATTTACATTACCTCCAGAAAACCATAGCGTTTCACTTCCTGATGATGTCAATATGATTCCAACTGAAGAAGTCTTAGAAGTTGAACCTATGTCAAGGTTGTTTCCATGCCCTGAGTGTACCAGAACCTTCCAGAAATATGGCAATTtacaaagatatttagatgCAGGTTATCACACTACACCAGTCCATTCGCAGATATTGTCAGACAGATCAAAGATTGAGTATTCCAAACAGATGGAAAAAATTAATGTGAAAACACCTTGTATAGAAAATGTGTCTTCAACAAATCAAATAGATCAGCTGAAACAAGGATGGGCCCTCAAGTCAAGACGAGAAATAAAAAGATTCACATCGGATCAGAAGAAGTATttggttgaaaaatttgaatttggtGAAAAAACAGGCCGAAAATGTGATTCAGAAGAAATAGCCAAACAGATGCGACATATAAGTAATGATGATGGCAAAAGGCGATTTTCTTCGGCAGAATTCCTTACGCCTTTCCAGATAGGCAGCTTCTTTAGCCGTCTTGTTCTGCAGAAAAGAAGAGCTGACAATAGTTTGTATAATGAAGATGATCTTCAGGCTGAAGGCATTGAACATGATTTTCAAGAACTTATGATGGCTGCATAA